In Gavia stellata isolate bGavSte3 chromosome 33, bGavSte3.hap2, whole genome shotgun sequence, the DNA window CTGGGTACCCCAAGACCCCCTCCCTTGGGCACCCCAACATCCCTCACCCTGGGGACCCCAAGACCCCCTCCCTTGGGCACCCCAACACCCATCACCCTGGGCACCCCAACATCCCTCAGCCTTGGGCACCCCAACACCCATCAGCCTTGGGCACCCCAACGTCCCTCACCCTGGGCACCCCAACATCCCTCAGCCTTGGGGACCCCAACATCCCTCAGCCTTGGGGACCCCAACACCCATCACCCTGGGCACCCCAACATCCCTCAGCCTTGGGGACCCCAACACCCATCACCCTTGGGCACCCCAACATCCCTCACCCTTGGGCACCCCAACACCCATCACCCTGGGGACCCCAACATCCCTCACCCTGGGTACGCGAACATCCCTCAGCCTTGGGGACCCCAACACCCACCACCCTTGGGCACCCCAACACCCATCACCCTGGGTACGCGAACATCCCTCAGCCTTGGGGACCCCAACACCCATCACCCTTGGGCACCCCCCCGCCCAGGCCCCCCGCCGGACCCCCCAACCTGGGTGCGCGTGTCGGTGCTGTGGCTGGAGTGCAGGCGGCGGATGGAGTTCTCCCGGGTGAGCGTCAGCTCCTCCTCGctgggggcacgggggggggaaCACGCTCAGCACggcccccccagtgcccccccgtcccccctctccccatctCTTACTACTTCTCGGAGATGCGCTTGGTCTTGCGCTTGTGGTAGAGGGTCatgacgacgacgacgacgacgaggaCGCAGAGCAGGACGGCGGCGATGAcgcccaccaccaccactgagGCCGAGACCAGGTCCACCTTGCGCACCTCGTTGTCTGCGGGGACACCGGCGGGGTGGGCGGGCGCGGCGAGGAGATGGGCGGGTGGACGGACGAGTCCACGGACGGACGGGCGGACAGATGGGTGGTTAGATGAACAGCGGGTGGAGAGATGGATGGACAGGGGGAGGGACGGCGGAAGGGCGGACGGACAGTGGATGAGTGGACAGATGAATGGGTAGATGGGTGGACGAGTAGACGGATGAGTGGACAGACGGACAGGTGGGTGAGCAGATGGGCGAGTAGACAGACggacggatggagggagagaggagcgTACGGATGGGCACAGGGAGGGATGAACGACCGGAGAGCGAGAAGTGACAGggggatggatggacagacagatggacaACCGGGGAGATGGATGAAGAGGTGGATGGGTAGAGCGAAGTGGTGGGGGTGGACTGATGGTACatggatgggtgggtggatgggCAGAGAAATGGAAGGACAGACAAGAGAACAGACGGACGGACGGGCAGACAGACGGACAAACAGGTGAAGAGGCAGAAAGGCGCATCTGGGGAAGGACAGGTGAACGGACGGGCACAGGAAGAGTCTGGGGGAGAGGGCGGGGGGACACAGACAGATGGGTGGACAGGCGGGTGCCCGGGAGGGGACGGGTGGGTGGCAGGAAGGGCAGACAGACGGAGAAGAgcccggggagggagggacggACGGGCGCAAGCAGCACGGAATGGcgctgccccccagccaggcTCCCACCGTCACCGACCACCCGGGACCCCCGCCCCAATGCCCACCCGCCCCAGCACCCTTCGGTGCCCGGGGTCCCCCGCGGCACCCACCTGCCACCCTGCCCTTGATGCTGACGTTGGCCCGCGCCTCCTTGGCGGCCACGCGGTTGGAGACGCGGCAGACGTAGTCCCCGGCATcggcggcggcgaggggccgCTGGAAGACGAGGGTGTCCCCCTTCACCCGCAcgccggcgggcagcggggcgtTCAGCCTGCGGCGCGGCGGCACCGTCAGCCCCCAGCGTGCccgggcgggcgcgggcggcgcCGCCATCAAAGCCGGGGCTGCCGGTTCCCACGGCTgacgccctgccccggccctgGCAGGGCTTGCCCGAGCACGGCACCACCTGCCACGCTtgctgccgccgccgcggcaGCCCTCGGCACGGGCACGCCTGGGCAGGGACATGGTGGGGACGGGCACGGGCAGGGACGTGGCAGGGGGGCACAGCAGGGACATGGGCACGGGGGGCACGGCACGGGCAGGGGGACACGGCAGGGACGGGGGGGGGacaccagcacaggcagctgggacatgggacacagccaggacatgGGCACAGGCAGGGGACATGGCAGGGGACACCAGCATGGGCAGGGGGGACATggcaggggacagagctgggacaTGGGACATGGCAGGAACATAGGTAGGGGACACAGTAGGGACATGAACGTGCTCTTGACACCTGTCAGGGACACAGACGTGTGCAGGGGACacagtggggacagggacacaggcAAGGGGACACCAcggcagggacagggaggcaTGGGGGGATGTGGCAGGACCACCAAAACAcgtggggggcggggggagagcagggccaggcgcaggggacagggacagtgTCCTCACCGTGTCCAGTTGTAGGTGGGGGGGGGATTGCCGTCCCCCAGGCAGGTCAGCGTGGCCCCCTCCATGCCCTCCTGCCACTCCTCCGTGTGCCCCAGCACCGAGGCGTCCGACAGGTCTGGGGACAAGGGGACAGTGAGGGGACGAGCAGGGACGGTCCCCCATGGTCCTGCTGtgccccccgtgtccccagTGTGCCCCCCCGTGCCTTTCATATCCCCCACGTCCTCCATGTCCCCTCCATTCTCAATGTTCCATCCTCCGTGTCCCCAAAGTCCTCCATGCCAACATCCCCCAATGCCCTCCatgtcccccacgtcccccaGTCCTCATGTCCTTCGTGTCCCCAACACCCTCCGCCTCCCCAatgccccccacctccccaatgcccccagtgccccccacgccctccatgtccccagtgccccccacatccctccatgtccccagtgccccccacctccccaatgcccccagtgccccccatgCCCTCCATGTCCCCAACGCCCAACATGTCCCCAAAGCCCtccatgtcccacaacgcccCCCGTGCCCCTCGATGCTCCCCACGTCCCCAACATCCTCCATGTCCCCCAATGTCCCCCGCGCCCTCCGTGACCCTCCCTGTCCCTCAATGCTCCCGGTGACCCCCGCGCCCGCCACGTCCTCCAATCCTCCCCACGTCCCCAGTGCCCCCCGTGCCGCACAGGCGACGCTGAGGAGGTGGGTGATCCTCTTCTCGTGGCGCAGGCCGGGGTGGGCCACCACGCAGGTCAGGCTCTTGCCATTCATGCTGCGCCCGGGCACCAGGAAGAACTCGCTGGTGACGGAGGCGGAGCGGGCGTGCGCCGAGCGGCGCGTAGCGTTGGTGCCCCGCACCTCCGTCTCCCAGTGCACCGAGGGCACCGGGCTGCCCTCCGCCGTGCACGAGGCCGCCAGCGTCCGGCCCTGCCCCTCTTCCAGCGGCGGCCCCGGGTTCAGGATGGGCAGCGGTGGCACTGCGGGCAGCACCGCCGTCAGACCCGCACCGGCATTGGCACCTGCGGGTGCTGCCCCCGCTGCCGGGCTCTGCCGCACCGGCGACCCCAGACCCGCCTGCCCCATCCCCAGCGCGACTTACTGGGTGCCCAGTACCGGTCACCCTCTGCCCGTTGCCCTGTGCCCTTCACACACCGCCCGCCGCCCCA includes these proteins:
- the NECTIN4 gene encoding nectin-4, which encodes MAPRGMRPPPRFLLLLLFLLLAAAGCRSGVVEVEHSVTAVLGQDVVLPCRYRAQEQEQVVQVTWLKRGPAGHNTEMAVLNRQHGEHVLEPYAGRVLRRASGALEDGAIVLRNAVQGDEGDYECHLITFPLGSFEGRLTLKVLVPPLPILNPGPPLEEGQGRTLAASCTAEGSPVPSVHWETEVRGTNATRRSAHARSASVTSEFFLVPGRSMNGKSLTCVVAHPGLRHEKRITHLLSVAYLSDASVLGHTEEWQEGMEGATLTCLGDGNPPPTYNWTRLNAPLPAGVRVKGDTLVFQRPLAAADAGDYVCRVSNRVAAKEARANVSIKGRVADNEVRKVDLVSASVVVVGVIAAVLLCVLVVVVVVMTLYHKRKTKRISEKYEEELTLTRENSIRRLHSSHSTDTRTQLEETLQLRTESRQGSLRGDSLRGDSLRGTSICSAMSEEPEGRSYSTLSTVREIETQTEVPAAPLLPAPAGKEPKEEEEDGGSRGDDPIKQAMTHFVQENGMLQAKPTTNGIYINGRGHLV